The following coding sequences lie in one Streptomyces sp. NBC_00510 genomic window:
- a CDS encoding peptidoglycan-binding protein — protein sequence MNDGRAGGTTVRPLIGVGPEGPAPDYAELFPEKPHGTGDGPGDPQGSPPRVPHPAGGRRGARRGAARSRRRLRAVVTVAGAVAGVGVLALLGHLVTGPGEADRALPDPSTSPPRLALPSLPDSDGTTQPSRGASAPSARTGTGDASPAASGSASGTLPRASATGTATATTPGGTTGTATAGSGAVLKPGSRGPEVVALQQRLAQVQLYDGPADGKYDGGVKYAVQRYQTGYGVTGDTSGFYGPATRRSLESVTTAP from the coding sequence ATGAACGACGGCCGGGCGGGCGGGACGACCGTCAGACCGCTGATAGGCGTGGGCCCCGAGGGGCCCGCGCCCGACTACGCCGAACTGTTCCCCGAGAAGCCGCACGGCACGGGCGATGGCCCCGGCGACCCGCAGGGGTCGCCGCCGCGGGTACCGCACCCGGCGGGCGGGCGCCGCGGGGCGCGCCGCGGGGCGGCCCGCTCCCGGCGGCGCTTGCGGGCCGTCGTCACGGTGGCCGGGGCGGTCGCCGGCGTCGGCGTCCTGGCCCTGCTCGGGCACCTCGTCACCGGTCCGGGCGAGGCCGACCGCGCGCTGCCCGATCCGAGCACCTCGCCGCCGCGGCTCGCGCTGCCCAGCCTGCCGGACTCCGACGGCACCACGCAGCCCTCGCGCGGCGCCTCGGCCCCGTCGGCACGTACGGGCACGGGCGACGCCTCCCCGGCAGCCTCCGGTTCCGCGTCCGGCACCCTGCCACGGGCCTCCGCCACGGGCACCGCGACCGCCACCACCCCGGGCGGGACCACCGGCACCGCGACCGCCGGTTCCGGCGCGGTGCTCAAGCCCGGCTCGCGCGGTCCCGAGGTCGTGGCGCTGCAGCAGCGGCTCGCCCAGGTCCAGCTCTACGACGGTCCGGCCGACGGCAAGTACGACGGCGGCGTCAAGTACGCCGTCCAGCGGTACCAGACGGGCTACGGCGTCACGGGCGACACCTCCGGGTTCTACGGCCCCGCCACGCGCCGTTCGCTGGAGTCGGTCACCACGGCGCCCTGA
- a CDS encoding NAD(P)/FAD-dependent oxidoreductase, whose product MTTAADSSTNASTDTYDVIVIGAGPTGENLADRTRQAGLTTVVVEAELVGGECSYWACIPSKALLRPQAALDAARAVAGAREAAGGRLDAAAVLARRDWWTGNWKDDGAVGWLDSAGIDLVRGRGRLDGPRRVVVDTPDGGERVLVARHAVAVCTGTRAQLPDLPGIADDHVWTSRDATSSPEVPGRLVVVGGGVVCVEMATAWRSLGSEVTVLVRGSGLLPRWEPFVGELVADGMRAAGVDIRTGVSVTELRRASESGPITLALSDGSELVTDEVLFATGRVPHTDALGLETVGLTPGSWLEVDDTCLVKGVEGVWLYCAGDTNHRALLTHQGKYQGRISGAAIAARAKGEPLDTVPWGRHAATADNVAVPQVVFTEPEAAAVGITAEQAEREGRRVKVVDYDIGNVSGAGLYADGYKGKARAVVDLDRGHLVGVTFVGPSVGELLHSATIAVAGEVPLERLWHAVPAFPTMSEVWLRLLETYRDAPDGEG is encoded by the coding sequence ATGACCACGGCGGCAGACAGCAGCACGAACGCGAGCACGGACACCTACGACGTCATCGTCATCGGCGCGGGCCCCACCGGGGAGAACCTCGCCGACCGCACCAGGCAGGCCGGACTGACCACCGTGGTGGTCGAGGCGGAACTGGTCGGCGGCGAGTGCTCCTACTGGGCGTGCATCCCCAGCAAGGCGCTGCTGCGCCCGCAGGCGGCCCTGGACGCCGCGCGGGCGGTCGCGGGGGCACGGGAGGCGGCCGGCGGGCGGCTCGACGCCGCCGCGGTGCTGGCCCGGCGCGACTGGTGGACCGGGAACTGGAAGGACGACGGGGCGGTGGGCTGGCTGGACTCGGCCGGCATCGACCTCGTCCGGGGGCGTGGCCGGCTCGACGGCCCGCGCCGGGTCGTGGTCGACACCCCGGACGGCGGCGAGCGCGTCCTGGTCGCCCGGCACGCCGTGGCGGTCTGCACCGGTACCCGCGCGCAACTGCCCGACCTGCCCGGCATCGCCGACGACCACGTGTGGACCAGCCGCGACGCCACCAGTTCCCCCGAGGTGCCGGGGCGGCTCGTGGTGGTCGGCGGAGGCGTCGTCTGCGTCGAGATGGCGACCGCCTGGCGGTCGCTCGGCTCCGAGGTGACCGTGCTGGTCCGCGGCTCCGGGCTGCTGCCCCGCTGGGAGCCGTTCGTGGGCGAGCTCGTCGCGGACGGGATGCGCGCCGCCGGGGTGGACATCCGCACCGGCGTGTCGGTCACCGAACTGCGGAGGGCCTCGGAGTCCGGGCCGATCACCCTGGCGCTCTCCGACGGGTCGGAACTCGTCACCGACGAGGTCCTGTTCGCCACCGGCCGCGTCCCGCACACCGATGCCCTGGGCCTGGAGACGGTCGGCCTCACCCCCGGATCGTGGCTGGAGGTCGACGACACCTGCCTGGTCAAGGGCGTCGAGGGCGTCTGGCTGTACTGCGCGGGCGACACCAACCACCGCGCCCTCCTCACCCACCAGGGCAAGTACCAGGGCCGTATCTCCGGCGCCGCCATCGCCGCCCGCGCCAAGGGGGAACCCCTGGACACCGTCCCCTGGGGCCGGCACGCGGCCACCGCCGACAACGTCGCCGTCCCCCAGGTCGTCTTCACCGAGCCCGAGGCCGCCGCCGTCGGCATCACCGCCGAGCAGGCCGAGCGGGAGGGCCGCCGCGTCAAGGTGGTGGACTACGACATCGGCAACGTCTCCGGAGCCGGGCTGTACGCAGACGGGTACAAGGGCAAGGCGCGTGCCGTCGTCGACCTGGACCGGGGTCACCTCGTCGGCGTCACCTTCGTCGGCCCGTCGGTCGGCGAACTGCTGCACTCCGCCACCATCGCCGTCGCCGGCGAGGTGCCGCTGGAACGGCTGTGGCACGCCGTACCGGCCTTCCCCACGATGAGCGAGGTGTGGCTGCGGCTGCTGGAGACCTACCGGGACGCGCCGGACGGCGAAGGCTGA
- a CDS encoding MFS transporter, translating into MSDRRHGGLLRHHHDFRLLWCGETTGRLGASVTAVALPLAAVSTLHAGTFEVGLLSACAWLPWLVIGLPAGVLVDRLRRRPVMLAAAGASLALFAAVPVAARLGALTMGLLLVVTLLTGTAAVFFQTAYSAYLPTLLAPEDQAEGNAKLQGSAAAAQIAGRGAGGLFAQLAGAVDALYVNAATFLVSLLCLSGIRHREPRPAPAAPGARRTRMTGDIAAGLRLVAGDPWLRTLTLFGAASNLALMAYQSIQVPFLVRHVGLSPGAVGALVAAASAGGVAGALLVHRVAARTGTARATLLFEAGLAVPALLIPLTTRGAGVLLYAAGGFCVSAGVVAGNVLKAGFQQRRCPPHLLGRITAGTTFLNYGTLPVGALLGGTLGTVLGLPAALWISTAGVPLAGLVLLLSPLRTARDLPTDPLPTGGTAPARAGAAG; encoded by the coding sequence ATGAGCGACCGCCGGCACGGAGGGCTGCTGCGGCACCATCACGACTTCCGGCTGCTGTGGTGCGGCGAGACCACCGGCAGGCTCGGCGCGTCGGTCACCGCGGTCGCCCTGCCGCTGGCCGCCGTGTCCACACTGCACGCCGGCACCTTCGAGGTCGGTCTGCTGAGCGCCTGCGCCTGGCTCCCCTGGCTCGTCATCGGCCTCCCGGCCGGCGTCCTCGTCGACCGCCTCCGCCGCAGACCGGTCATGCTGGCCGCCGCGGGGGCCTCGCTCGCGCTGTTCGCCGCCGTCCCGGTGGCCGCACGGCTGGGGGCGCTCACCATGGGACTGCTCCTGGTGGTCACCCTCCTGACCGGAACGGCCGCGGTGTTCTTCCAGACGGCCTACAGTGCCTACCTGCCCACCCTGCTCGCACCCGAGGACCAGGCCGAGGGCAACGCCAAACTGCAGGGCAGCGCCGCCGCGGCGCAGATCGCCGGCCGGGGCGCGGGCGGCCTCTTCGCCCAACTGGCCGGTGCGGTCGACGCGTTGTACGTGAACGCCGCGACCTTCCTGGTCTCCCTGCTCTGCCTGTCCGGGATCAGGCACCGCGAGCCCCGCCCCGCCCCCGCCGCCCCCGGCGCGCGCCGCACGAGGATGACCGGCGACATCGCCGCCGGGCTGCGCCTGGTCGCCGGAGACCCGTGGCTGCGGACGCTGACGCTGTTCGGTGCCGCCTCCAACCTCGCCCTGATGGCCTACCAGTCGATCCAGGTTCCGTTCCTGGTGCGTCACGTCGGCCTGAGCCCGGGCGCGGTCGGCGCGCTGGTCGCCGCCGCGAGCGCGGGCGGCGTCGCCGGGGCACTGCTCGTCCACCGGGTCGCGGCGCGGACCGGCACCGCCCGCGCCACGCTCCTGTTCGAGGCCGGGCTGGCCGTGCCCGCCCTGCTCATCCCGCTCACGACACGCGGAGCCGGGGTCCTGCTGTACGCGGCCGGGGGCTTCTGCGTCTCCGCGGGCGTGGTCGCGGGCAACGTCCTCAAGGCGGGCTTCCAGCAACGCCGCTGCCCGCCCCACCTCCTGGGGCGGATCACCGCCGGCACCACGTTCCTGAACTACGGCACGCTTCCCGTCGGCGCGCTGCTGGGCGGCACGCTCGGCACCGTCCTCGGCCTGCCCGCCGCCCTGTGGATCAGCACGGCGGGGGTGCCGCTGGCCGGCCTGGTGCTGCTGCTGTCCCCGCTCCGCACCGCCAGGGACCTGCCGACGGACCCGCTCCCCACCGGCGGCACCGCCCCCGCCAGGGCCGGCGCGGCCGGGTGA
- a CDS encoding helix-turn-helix domain-containing protein translates to MTDEPEHAPPPQPTRSTRRLDARSLRGLAHPLRMGILEVLNLHGPATATGLSRRLGENTGTVSWHLRHLAEHGYIEEETGRGTKRERWWRAVSDAHLLNPAEFHGDPGTQDALAVYLRQLAQQFLTRTLTYLDGDWDAAWRQAATLSDWRNLRLAPDELARLNRDLMEVVARHTPAPGTEPSPGALPVIVQVQSFPREDDAR, encoded by the coding sequence GTGACCGACGAACCCGAACACGCCCCGCCGCCCCAACCCACCCGGTCCACCCGGCGACTCGACGCCCGGAGCCTGCGCGGGCTGGCCCATCCGCTCCGCATGGGCATCCTGGAAGTGCTCAACCTGCACGGCCCCGCGACCGCCACCGGCCTGTCCCGCCGGCTCGGCGAGAACACCGGGACCGTCAGCTGGCATCTGCGGCACCTGGCCGAACACGGCTACATCGAGGAGGAGACCGGCCGTGGCACCAAGCGCGAACGCTGGTGGCGCGCGGTCTCCGACGCGCACCTGCTGAACCCCGCCGAGTTCCACGGCGACCCCGGCACGCAGGACGCGCTCGCGGTCTACCTGCGCCAGCTGGCCCAGCAGTTCCTCACGCGCACCCTGACCTACCTCGACGGCGACTGGGACGCCGCATGGCGGCAGGCCGCCACCCTCTCCGACTGGCGGAACCTGCGCCTGGCCCCCGACGAACTCGCCCGGCTCAACCGGGACCTGATGGAGGTCGTCGCCCGGCACACCCCCGCCCCCGGCACCGAGCCGTCCCCCGGGGCGCTGCCGGTGATCGTCCAGGTCCAGTCCTTCCCGCGCGAGGACGACGCACGATGA
- a CDS encoding SpoIIE family protein phosphatase encodes MVESVRVPILASWERCQTAGLDPERLEVPYTDDVDPAGALVRAAGPVLDRLAGTLSGTRTAVLLTDDRGLVIDRRAAEPPLLPALDRVRLAPGFSYHELDAGTNGIGTALAARHPVRVSGEEHFSAALRGFTCFGVPVRHPLSGRVEGVLDLTSLYGDAHPLMAELARGCALAIEQRLLEECGERERALLHGYLTAEHRDATAAPPRLDGVGHIPGVGPPAGLTDGDESALAETAAGLIATGRREALELPLSHGRTAHLLCRPLAGGAVVEVSVPGDAGSRGDAPGGAARRPLLVGEPGVGRLAVAARRRLELLSDAALRIGTTLDVARTAREIVEAAVPRFADHATVDLYCPVLNGTAPGDPGAELRRVAADGTARGHGPYARGEPIHLLPDSPQARALYGGSAVRDTSPGPDGEPCAVIAVPLRARDTLLGVATFQRAARTEPFAEDDLTLARDLAARAAICIDNARLFTREHHLALELQRSLLPRGVPEQHAVDVAHRYLPAARGRVGGDWFDVIPLSGARVALVVGDVVGHGIHAAAAMGRLRTAVHNFSALDLPPDELLGRLDDLVVRLDDESGTGPGLAGATCLYAVYDPVARRCQLARAGHPPPVLLAPDGEVRFPDLPAGPPLGLGGLPFEAAEFAVPEGSGLVLYTDGLIEGRHLDPDTGMRRLGRALTAVPRDCPPEEVCAALEAALRPAPSADDVVLLVARTRSLDERQVACWDVPDDPAAVSALRSAITRRLRAWGLDELTFTTELIASELITNAIRHGAGPVQARLLRDRALVFEVADASGTSPRLRRAATTDEGGRGIFLVAQLCRRWGTRYTERGKVIWTEQQLPA; translated from the coding sequence GTGGTCGAATCCGTGCGGGTACCCATCCTCGCTTCGTGGGAACGCTGTCAGACCGCCGGCCTCGACCCCGAACGGCTCGAGGTCCCGTACACCGACGACGTCGACCCCGCCGGGGCACTGGTCCGGGCCGCCGGTCCGGTCCTCGACCGGCTCGCCGGCACGCTCTCCGGCACCCGTACCGCCGTCCTGCTCACCGACGACCGGGGGCTGGTGATCGACCGCCGGGCCGCCGAGCCGCCGCTGCTGCCCGCCCTGGACCGGGTCCGGCTCGCCCCGGGCTTCAGCTACCACGAACTCGACGCCGGGACCAACGGCATCGGCACCGCCCTGGCCGCCCGGCACCCCGTCCGCGTCTCCGGCGAGGAGCACTTCTCCGCCGCCCTGCGCGGCTTCACCTGTTTCGGCGTGCCCGTCCGCCACCCCCTCAGCGGCCGGGTGGAGGGCGTGCTCGACCTCACCAGCCTGTACGGCGACGCGCACCCCCTCATGGCCGAACTCGCCCGCGGCTGCGCCCTCGCCATCGAGCAGCGGCTCCTGGAGGAGTGCGGCGAACGCGAACGCGCCCTGCTGCACGGCTACCTGACCGCCGAGCACCGCGACGCCACGGCCGCCCCCCCGCGGCTCGACGGCGTGGGGCACATCCCCGGCGTCGGCCCCCCGGCCGGGCTCACCGACGGGGACGAGTCGGCGCTCGCCGAGACCGCGGCCGGGCTGATCGCCACCGGACGGCGGGAGGCGCTCGAACTCCCCCTCTCCCACGGCCGCACGGCCCACCTGCTGTGCCGGCCCCTCGCGGGCGGCGCCGTCGTGGAGGTCAGCGTGCCCGGGGACGCCGGCTCGCGCGGCGACGCCCCCGGCGGGGCCGCACGCCGCCCGCTGCTGGTCGGCGAGCCGGGGGTCGGCCGCCTGGCCGTCGCCGCGCGCCGCCGCCTGGAACTGCTCAGCGACGCCGCCCTGCGGATCGGCACCACCCTCGACGTCGCCCGCACCGCCCGCGAGATTGTCGAGGCCGCCGTGCCCCGGTTCGCCGACCACGCGACCGTCGACCTGTACTGCCCCGTCCTGAACGGCACGGCCCCCGGTGACCCCGGAGCGGAGCTGCGCCGGGTGGCGGCGGACGGCACGGCCCGCGGCCACGGCCCGTACGCCAGAGGCGAACCGATTCACCTCCTCCCGGACAGCCCCCAGGCCAGAGCGCTGTACGGCGGCTCCGCGGTCCGCGACACCTCCCCGGGCCCGGACGGCGAGCCGTGCGCCGTCATCGCCGTCCCCCTGCGCGCCCGCGACACCCTGCTGGGCGTCGCCACCTTCCAACGCGCCGCGCGGACCGAACCGTTCGCCGAGGACGACCTCACCCTCGCCCGCGACCTCGCCGCCCGCGCCGCCATCTGCATCGACAACGCGCGGCTCTTCACCCGCGAGCACCACCTCGCCCTCGAACTCCAGCGCAGCCTGCTGCCCCGCGGCGTACCGGAGCAGCACGCCGTGGACGTCGCCCACCGCTACCTCCCTGCGGCGCGCGGCCGGGTCGGCGGCGACTGGTTCGACGTCATCCCGCTCTCCGGCGCGCGGGTGGCCCTGGTCGTCGGTGACGTCGTCGGGCACGGGATCCACGCCGCCGCCGCCATGGGCCGGCTGCGCACCGCCGTGCACAACTTCTCCGCCCTCGACCTGCCCCCGGACGAGCTGCTGGGCCGCCTGGACGACCTCGTCGTCCGCCTCGACGACGAGAGCGGCACCGGTCCCGGCCTCGCCGGCGCGACCTGCCTCTACGCGGTCTACGACCCGGTCGCACGGCGCTGCCAGCTGGCCCGGGCCGGTCATCCGCCGCCCGTACTGCTCGCCCCGGACGGCGAGGTGCGCTTCCCCGACCTGCCCGCCGGACCGCCCCTGGGCCTGGGCGGACTGCCCTTCGAGGCCGCCGAGTTCGCGGTCCCCGAGGGCAGCGGCCTCGTCCTGTACACCGACGGCCTCATCGAGGGCCGCCACCTCGACCCGGACACCGGGATGCGCCGGCTCGGCCGCGCCCTCACCGCCGTCCCGCGGGACTGCCCGCCGGAGGAGGTCTGCGCGGCGCTCGAGGCCGCGCTGCGCCCCGCCCCCTCCGCCGACGACGTCGTCCTGCTCGTCGCCCGCACCCGGTCCCTGGACGAGCGCCAGGTCGCCTGCTGGGACGTGCCCGACGACCCCGCGGCCGTCTCCGCGCTCCGCTCCGCGATCACCCGCCGGCTGCGGGCCTGGGGTCTCGACGAACTCACCTTCACCACCGAGCTGATCGCCAGCGAGCTGATCACCAACGCCATCCGCCACGGCGCGGGCCCCGTGCAGGCCAGGCTGCTGCGCGACCGGGCGCTGGTCTTCGAGGTCGCCGACGCCAGCGGCACCTCCCCCCGGCTGCGCCGCGCGGCCACCACCGACGAGGGCGGCCGCGGGATCTTCCTCGTCGCCCAGCTCTGCCGCCGCTGGGGCACCCGCTACACCGAACGGGGCAAGGTCATCTGGACGGAGCAGCAACTGCCCGCGTGA
- a CDS encoding OsmC family protein: MSTTPHSTTRVAHTVWDGSLTEGSGVVTLDSSGIGEYPVTWVARSQEPGGKTSPEELIAAAHSSCFSMALSAGLGKAGTPPTRLRTQADVTFKPGTGITGIHLTVEAEVPGIDEAEFVKAAEDAKANCPVSKALAGTEITLTASLA, translated from the coding sequence ATGTCCACCACGCCGCACTCCACCACGCGGGTCGCGCACACCGTCTGGGACGGCAGTCTGACGGAGGGCAGCGGGGTCGTGACCCTCGACTCCTCCGGCATCGGGGAGTACCCGGTGACCTGGGTAGCCCGTTCCCAGGAGCCGGGCGGGAAGACCAGCCCCGAGGAGCTCATCGCCGCCGCCCACTCCAGCTGCTTCTCGATGGCCCTGTCGGCCGGCCTGGGCAAGGCGGGCACCCCGCCGACCCGGCTGCGCACGCAGGCCGACGTCACCTTCAAGCCGGGCACCGGGATCACCGGCATCCACCTGACCGTCGAGGCCGAGGTGCCCGGGATCGACGAGGCGGAGTTCGTCAAGGCGGCCGAGGACGCCAAGGCGAACTGCCCGGTGAGCAAGGCGCTCGCGGGCACGGAGATCACGCTCACGGCCTCGCTGGCCTGA
- a CDS encoding TetR/AcrR family transcriptional regulator, which translates to MTTDASAPARRTRLTPEREQELYGAVIDLLREVGYDALTMDAVATRTRSSKATLYRQWKSKPELVVTALRCTKPVHVENVDTGSLPGDLHELADRIGDGSDVDTPLIRGLAHASATNPDLAEAMRQHLIEPELTGVRQLLGRAADRGEIDAAVPAAEFMPHMMLGAVITRRLLEDVEVDAAFMHRYIDAVVLPALGIGPGRGR; encoded by the coding sequence ATGACGACCGACGCGAGCGCACCGGCGCGCCGCACGCGGCTGACGCCCGAGCGGGAGCAGGAGCTGTACGGCGCGGTGATCGACCTGCTGCGCGAGGTCGGGTACGACGCGCTGACGATGGACGCGGTCGCCACCCGCACCCGGTCCAGCAAGGCCACCCTCTACCGGCAGTGGAAGAGCAAGCCGGAGCTGGTCGTGACCGCGCTCAGGTGCACCAAGCCGGTGCACGTGGAGAACGTGGATACCGGTTCGCTCCCCGGCGACCTGCACGAGCTCGCCGACCGCATCGGCGACGGCTCGGACGTGGACACCCCGCTGATCCGGGGCCTGGCCCACGCCTCCGCCACCAACCCCGACCTCGCCGAGGCGATGCGCCAGCACCTGATCGAGCCCGAGCTCACCGGGGTGCGGCAGCTGCTGGGGCGGGCCGCCGACCGGGGGGAGATCGACGCCGCCGTCCCCGCGGCCGAGTTCATGCCGCACATGATGCTCGGCGCCGTGATCACCCGCCGCCTGCTGGAGGACGTGGAGGTCGACGCCGCCTTCATGCACCGCTACATCGACGCGGTGGTGCTGCCGGCGCTCGGCATCGGGCCGGGGCGCGGGCGCTGA
- a CDS encoding N-acetyltransferase, protein MKSDAKVTDTPGARRYEAHVGGRLAGFATYIRTPEMIAFLHTEVDPEFEGRGVGSALARHALDEAREHGQSVLAACPFIAGWIAHHPEYEDLEYRPRSTVSD, encoded by the coding sequence GTGAAGAGCGACGCGAAGGTGACGGACACCCCCGGCGCGCGCCGCTACGAGGCGCACGTCGGCGGCAGGCTGGCGGGCTTCGCCACGTACATCCGCACCCCCGAGATGATCGCCTTCCTGCACACCGAGGTGGACCCGGAGTTCGAGGGCCGGGGCGTGGGCTCCGCGCTCGCCCGCCACGCGCTGGACGAGGCGCGGGAGCACGGCCAGAGTGTGCTGGCGGCCTGCCCGTTCATCGCGGGCTGGATCGCGCACCACCCCGAGTACGAGGACCTGGAGTACCGGCCGCGCAGCACGGTCAGCGACTGA
- a CDS encoding DUF2630 family protein, with translation MAEQHTGDRPERAILERISAMVSDERTLRELLSEGRVDSGTEQARLDELERELDQCWDLLRQRRAKTEAGGDPGEAKVRPSHTVEGYQS, from the coding sequence GTGGCCGAGCAGCACACGGGAGATCGCCCCGAGAGGGCGATCCTGGAACGGATCAGCGCGATGGTCTCCGACGAGAGGACCCTGCGCGAGCTCCTCAGCGAGGGACGGGTGGACAGCGGGACCGAGCAGGCCCGGCTCGACGAGCTGGAGCGCGAGCTCGACCAGTGCTGGGACCTGCTCCGCCAGCGCCGCGCCAAGACCGAGGCGGGCGGGGACCCGGGCGAGGCGAAGGTGCGCCCCTCGCACACCGTGGAGGGCTACCAGTCGTGA
- a CDS encoding MFS transporter, whose translation MSQSTADPKAGTGAPPVGAETKAPDAPGAQRWWVLAVIGIAQLMVVLDATIVNIALPSAQADLGFTDGNRQWIVTAYALAFGSLLLLGGRIADLFGRKTAFLIGVAGFAGASALGGAAGSFEMLVTARALQGAFGALLAPAALSLLTTTFTDARERARAFGIYGAIAGSGAAVGLLLGGVLTEYLNWRWTLYVNLAFALAAFLGGAALLRRASRRPGATIDLPGTVLVSAGLFAVVFGFSNAESHDWSSPQVWGYLAVGALLLAAFVRWQTRARHPLLPLRVLLDRNRGASFAASLVSSAGMFAVFLFLTYYLRLTLGYSSVRTGLAFLPLVGALMVGAQVATTVLVPRVGPKPVVPAGFGLAAAGLAWLTGLGLDSGYAADVLPPLLVIGLGMGLIFPPAMNLATTGVGTEDAGVASAAVNAMQQVGGSIGTALLNTLATGAATDYALAHRTDPLVKAQAALEGYATAYWWAAAFFAAGLVISFLLYRRGIPAQDGNAEAAPVVHM comes from the coding sequence ATGTCCCAGAGCACCGCCGACCCGAAGGCTGGCACCGGCGCGCCCCCCGTGGGGGCCGAGACGAAGGCGCCCGACGCCCCGGGGGCGCAGCGCTGGTGGGTCCTCGCCGTCATCGGCATCGCGCAGCTGATGGTCGTGCTCGACGCGACCATCGTGAACATCGCCCTCCCCTCCGCCCAGGCCGACCTGGGCTTCACCGACGGCAACCGGCAGTGGATCGTCACCGCCTACGCCCTCGCCTTCGGCAGCCTGCTGCTGCTCGGCGGCCGGATCGCGGACCTCTTCGGCCGCAAGACCGCCTTCCTCATCGGCGTCGCGGGCTTCGCCGGGGCCTCCGCGCTCGGCGGCGCCGCCGGCAGCTTCGAGATGCTGGTGACCGCCCGGGCCCTGCAGGGAGCCTTCGGAGCGCTCCTCGCGCCCGCCGCGCTCTCGCTGCTCACCACGACCTTCACCGACGCCAGGGAACGCGCCCGCGCCTTCGGCATCTACGGCGCCATCGCCGGCTCCGGGGCGGCCGTCGGCCTGCTGCTCGGCGGGGTGCTGACCGAGTACCTGAACTGGCGCTGGACCCTCTACGTCAACCTGGCCTTCGCACTGGCCGCCTTCCTCGGCGGCGCGGCCCTGCTGCGGCGGGCGAGCCGCCGTCCCGGCGCGACGATCGACCTGCCCGGCACCGTGCTGGTCTCCGCCGGGCTGTTCGCCGTCGTCTTCGGCTTCTCCAACGCCGAGAGCCACGACTGGAGCTCGCCGCAGGTGTGGGGCTACCTGGCCGTGGGAGCGCTGCTGCTGGCCGCCTTCGTCAGGTGGCAGACCCGGGCGCGGCACCCGCTGCTGCCGCTGCGCGTGCTGCTGGACCGCAACCGGGGCGCCTCCTTCGCCGCCTCGCTGGTCTCCAGCGCCGGCATGTTCGCGGTCTTCCTCTTCCTCACCTACTACCTGCGGCTCACCCTCGGCTACTCCTCGGTCAGGACGGGCCTGGCCTTCCTCCCGCTGGTCGGCGCCCTGATGGTCGGCGCCCAGGTCGCCACCACCGTGCTGGTGCCCCGGGTGGGCCCGAAGCCCGTGGTGCCGGCCGGTTTCGGCCTCGCGGCGGCGGGCCTGGCCTGGCTGACCGGGCTCGGCCTGGACAGCGGCTACGCGGCCGACGTGCTGCCGCCGCTGCTGGTGATCGGCCTGGGCATGGGCCTGATCTTCCCGCCCGCGATGAACCTGGCCACCACCGGTGTCGGCACCGAGGACGCGGGCGTCGCCTCCGCCGCCGTCAACGCCATGCAGCAGGTCGGCGGCTCGATCGGCACCGCGCTGCTGAACACCCTGGCCACCGGTGCCGCCACCGACTACGCCCTGGCCCACCGCACCGATCCGCTGGTGAAGGCGCAGGCCGCGCTGGAGGGCTACGCGACGGCCTACTGGTGGGCCGCGGCCTTCTTCGCCGCCGGCCTGGTGATCAGCTTCCTGCTGTACCGGCGAGGAATTCCTGCTCAGGACGGGAATGCTGAGGCCGCCCCGGTCGTCCACATGTAG